The proteins below come from a single Aegilops tauschii subsp. strangulata cultivar AL8/78 chromosome 6, Aet v6.0, whole genome shotgun sequence genomic window:
- the LOC141025975 gene encoding uncharacterized protein: MAEEPSAKRHHGETSDKTSTLVDVHVPGEKREYTTTLTGVELHGKEMLEIICTSEPDKADEMISRLWRKAGGKLHKIVGVGVHYTSEDEPPQMAAVLQLCVDELCLVYHIAAATKWPKRLNEMLQHERLFTFAGFSIESDKEKLKMYGLEINPNKFIDIQRLWRVPYTGKEYDCLTDVAASVIHPFYKGMKKNIDTQEDHKLWGISALPDNLIEYAGVDAYAAYKSWNMIDHITDGWEFAKEREVGNYYDRPFCPF; encoded by the exons ATGGCGGAGGAACCGTCCGCCAAGCGTCATCATGGCGAGACGTCGGACAAGACCAGCACCCTCGTCGACGTTCATGTCCCCGGCGAGAAGCGAGAGTACACCACAACACTCACAGGGGTTGAGCTCCACGGCAAGGAGATGCTGGAGATTATCTGCACCAGCGAACCAGACAAGGCCGACGAGATGATCTCTAGGCTCTGGAGGAAGGCTGGCGGCAAGCTTCATAAGATCGTCGGCGTTGGTGTGCACTACACTAGCGAAGATGAACCTCCCCAGATGGCAGCAGTCCTGCAGTTGTGCGTCGATGAGCTCTGCTTGGTGTACCACATCGCAGCGGCCACAAAATG GCCCAAGCGCCTGAACGAGATGCTGCAACATGAGAGGTTGTTCACATTTGCTGGTTTCAGCATTGAAAGCGACAAAGAGAAGCTGAAGATGTATGGTTTGGAGATCAACCCCAACAAGTTCATCGACATTCAGCGCCTCTGGAGAGTTCCATACACCGGAAAAGAGTACGACTGCTTGACTGATGTTGCAGCCAGCGTCATCCACCCATTCTACAAAGGCATGAAGAAGAACATCGACACGCAGGAAGACCACAAACTGTGGGGGATCAGCGCGCTGCCAGACAACCTCATCGAGTACGCAGGAGTAGATGCGTACGCCGCGTACAAGTCATGGAACATGATCGACCACATCACAGATGGTTGGGAATTTGCAAAAGAGCGGGAGGTTGGCAACTACTACGACCGCCCCTTTTGCCCCTTTTAG
- the LOC109772014 gene encoding protein FAR1-RELATED SEQUENCE 5-like produces the protein MDDVDDVLKTVNFFREMKAINREFLCDMQLDESDRVKNIFWANASCRGAYQDFGDCVTFYTTYKTNKYHMPLGVFVGTNNHFQTTFFAFALIRDEDADSFRWLFKTFLRCMRGKAPTCILIDQCPAMASAIPYAFKNTVHKLCHMHIMKKYREHLAYLYNLHEDFKDEFTSILNWSLMPTEFEAAWKRLMDKYNLHDDATMVAMWNERERWISSYYKEIFCAKMTFTQ, from the exons ATGGATGATGTGGACGATGTCCTAAAGACTGTCAACTTCTTTAGGGAGATGAAAGCTATAAACAGGGAATTCTTATGTGACATGCAACTTGATGAGTCCGATAGAGTTAAGAACATATTCTGGGCGAACGCAAGCTGCCGAGGGGCATATCAGGACTTCGGTGACTGCGTAACGTTTTACACCACATATAAGACCAACAAGTACCATATGCCACTTGGGGTGTTTGTGGGTACTAACAACCACTTTCAGACTACATTCTTTGCTTTCGCCCTGATAAGAGATGAGGATGCAGATTCATTCAGATGGTTGTTCAAGACATTTTTAAGGTGCATGAGAGGGAAGGCTCCTACATGCATCCTCATAG ACCAGTGCCCAGCAATGGCTTCGGCGATCCCATATGCTTTCAAGAACACAGTACACAAGCTGTGCCACATGCACATTATGAAGAAGTACAGGGAACACCTCGCATACCTGTACAACCTGCACGAAGACTTTAAGGATGAATTCACATCAATCCTCAACTGGTCCCTCATGCCAACTGAGTTTGAGGCTGCCTGGAAAAGACTCATGGATAAGTACAACCTCCATGATGATGCCACGATGGTGGCCATGTGGAACGAGCGTGAGAGATGGATATCATCCTACTACAAAGAAATTTTCTGCGCCAAAATGACATTCACACAATGA